A region from the Pelobates fuscus isolate aPelFus1 chromosome 3, aPelFus1.pri, whole genome shotgun sequence genome encodes:
- the LOC134601260 gene encoding lysozyme C-1-like codes for MKLTVFVGLLICLIGLAQGKVYKKCELLKKMKNSGLIGYYGHSAGDWLCLAKYESGYNTKAINNNGPSRDYGIFQINSKWWCNDGKTSGSKNACRISCKKFLDDDISDDIECAKRVVRDPNGISAWVAWRNHCKGKDLSQFTAGC; via the exons ATGAAGCTGACTGTGTTCGTGGGTCTCCTTATTTGCCTTATTGGATTGGCACAAGGAAAAGTATACAAAAAATGTGAACTATTGAAAAAGATGAAAAATTCCGGGTTGATTGGTTACTATGGACACAGTGCTGGTGATt GGCTATGCCTTGCCAAGTATGAAAGTGGCTACAATACTAAAGCAATAAACAACAATGGCCCAAGTCGTGATTATGGAATCTTTCAGATCAACAGCAAATGGTGGTGTAACGATGGCAAGACGTCAGGGAGCAAAAACGCATGTCGTATAAGTTGTAAAA AATTTTTGGATGATGACATCTCTGATGACATTGAATGTGCTAAGAGAGTTGTGAGAGATCCCAATGGCATATCAGCTTG GGTTGCTTGGAGAAATCACTGCAAGGGAAAAGATTTGAGTCAATTTACTGCTGGATGCTAA